A genomic stretch from Sphingobacterium sp. ML3W includes:
- a CDS encoding alpha-L-rhamnosidase, producing the protein MRKILLMTMLCVSTILYAQKQKECLPIELRCEHLVNPLGVDKSNPRLSWRLADKRQGAKQSAYQILVSSDSLALVKNKANIWNSGKQKSSAMLIHYSGTSLKQQTKYYWKVLVWDKNSNESTSSIASFETGMMGMENWKGKWISDNQDIHEQEAPYFRRAFKTTKPIKSARAYIAVAGLYELSINGKKIGDHRLDPMYTRFDRRTLYVVEDVTRQIQQGNNAVAVVLGNGWYNHQPLAVWNFDKAPWRNRPTFCLNLRIVYQDGSEETLITDQQWKTAGGPIRYNNIYTGEHYDARLEMPGWDTPQFDDSQWHAIQYRNPPSTHIVSQQMVPIRLVRSYSPKSMKKMDEKTYVFDMGQNMAGVTKIKVSGKAGTVIKIKHGERLQENGRLDLSNIDVYYRGNKDLEPFQTDILTLSGRREDEFMAKFGYKGFRYVEVSSSESIVLDDSAITAYFMHSDVGPIGQLKTSSPLINGLWAATNNAYLSNLMGYPTDCPQREKNGWTGDGHLAIETAYYNFDGITVYEKWMADHRDEQQENGVLPDIIPTGGWGYGTANGLDWTSTIAIIPWQTYLFYGDASLLAECYENIKRYVDYVDGISPNGLTTFGRGDWVPVKSQSNLELTSSVYFYVDATILASAAKMFGKTADQQKYEMLGRKIKDAINAKFLDRSKGIYSTGTQTELSVPLYWGVVPEAMKAKVAANLNSRVEEANFHLDVGVLGAKALLNALKDNGYDETAYKVAVQDTYPSWGWWIVNGATTLLENWDLKATRDISDNHMMFGEIGGWFFKSIGGILPDPSQAGFKHVLLKPIFPKELKESSITYNSPYGNIVSNWKVSGNKVEYQVEIPPNATATFYPAANIRDGKVIQLEAGRHRMDLELK; encoded by the coding sequence ATGCGAAAAATTTTACTGATGACGATGCTGTGTGTAAGCACAATACTGTATGCACAAAAACAAAAAGAATGTCTGCCAATTGAACTACGCTGTGAACATCTTGTGAATCCATTGGGTGTGGATAAATCAAATCCCCGTTTAAGTTGGAGACTGGCCGATAAACGACAGGGGGCGAAGCAATCTGCTTATCAAATCTTGGTAAGTAGTGATTCACTTGCATTGGTGAAAAATAAAGCTAATATCTGGAATAGCGGAAAGCAAAAGAGTTCGGCTATGTTGATTCACTATAGTGGCACTAGCTTGAAACAGCAGACAAAGTACTATTGGAAAGTGCTTGTCTGGGACAAAAATAGTAATGAAAGTACATCTTCCATCGCTTCATTTGAGACCGGTATGATGGGGATGGAGAACTGGAAAGGGAAATGGATCAGTGATAATCAGGATATTCACGAGCAGGAAGCACCGTATTTCAGAAGAGCATTTAAAACGACCAAACCGATTAAGTCTGCCCGCGCCTATATTGCTGTGGCGGGACTTTACGAACTTTCTATAAACGGCAAAAAAATAGGTGACCATCGTCTGGATCCGATGTATACCCGATTTGATAGACGTACACTATATGTGGTGGAAGATGTGACCCGTCAGATCCAGCAGGGAAACAATGCAGTTGCTGTAGTTTTGGGGAATGGCTGGTATAATCACCAACCATTGGCGGTATGGAATTTTGACAAAGCCCCTTGGCGTAATCGTCCCACATTTTGTTTGAACCTGCGTATTGTCTATCAGGATGGTAGTGAAGAAACGCTAATTACAGATCAACAATGGAAGACGGCGGGGGGACCTATCCGTTATAATAATATCTACACTGGAGAGCATTATGATGCCCGTCTGGAGATGCCGGGATGGGATACTCCACAGTTTGACGATTCACAGTGGCATGCCATTCAGTATCGGAACCCACCCTCTACACATATTGTCTCGCAGCAAATGGTACCCATACGCCTGGTTCGATCCTATTCGCCGAAATCGATGAAAAAGATGGATGAGAAAACCTACGTCTTTGACATGGGACAGAATATGGCCGGGGTGACAAAGATAAAGGTTAGTGGTAAGGCGGGGACGGTGATCAAAATCAAGCATGGTGAACGATTACAGGAAAATGGACGCTTAGATTTGTCCAATATTGATGTATATTATCGTGGGAATAAAGACCTGGAGCCCTTTCAGACCGATATCTTGACGCTGAGTGGCAGAAGAGAGGACGAATTTATGGCGAAATTTGGTTATAAAGGCTTTCGCTATGTCGAAGTAAGCAGCAGTGAGTCGATTGTATTGGATGATTCCGCTATTACGGCTTATTTCATGCATAGTGATGTAGGTCCAATTGGCCAGCTGAAAACTTCATCCCCCTTAATAAACGGTTTATGGGCGGCAACCAATAATGCCTACCTGTCCAACTTGATGGGTTATCCCACGGATTGTCCGCAACGGGAGAAAAATGGCTGGACTGGTGATGGCCATCTCGCAATCGAAACAGCCTATTATAATTTTGACGGCATCACTGTCTATGAGAAGTGGATGGCGGATCATCGGGACGAACAGCAAGAAAACGGTGTACTGCCTGATATCATACCAACAGGAGGTTGGGGGTATGGTACAGCAAATGGCTTGGACTGGACAAGTACCATTGCCATTATTCCTTGGCAAACTTATTTGTTTTACGGCGATGCCAGCTTGCTAGCTGAATGTTATGAAAATATCAAACGGTATGTGGATTACGTGGATGGAATCAGTCCCAATGGCTTAACAACCTTCGGTCGTGGAGATTGGGTGCCGGTCAAATCGCAATCTAATCTTGAGCTTACCTCATCGGTGTACTTTTACGTCGACGCAACAATTTTGGCATCCGCAGCAAAAATGTTTGGAAAAACAGCTGATCAGCAGAAATACGAAATGCTGGGCAGGAAGATCAAAGATGCCATCAATGCGAAGTTTTTGGATCGTTCAAAAGGGATCTATAGTACTGGGACGCAGACAGAATTGAGTGTACCTTTGTATTGGGGCGTGGTTCCGGAAGCGATGAAAGCCAAAGTTGCCGCCAACTTAAATAGCAGGGTAGAAGAGGCCAATTTTCATCTGGATGTTGGTGTGTTGGGGGCGAAAGCACTCCTGAATGCATTGAAGGATAATGGCTATGACGAAACAGCCTATAAAGTTGCGGTACAGGATACCTATCCCTCCTGGGGATGGTGGATTGTCAATGGCGCGACCACCTTACTCGAAAACTGGGATCTGAAGGCAACAAGAGATATCTCTGATAATCACATGATGTTTGGTGAGATAGGTGGCTGGTTTTTTAAATCCATTGGTGGTATCCTGCCCGATCCGTCACAGGCTGGTTTTAAACATGTATTATTAAAGCCTATTTTCCCAAAGGAACTCAAGGAGTCTTCTATTACTTACAATTCGCCTTATGGAAACATTGTATCCAATTGGAAGGTAAGCGGAAACAAGGTCGAATATCAGGTAGAGATCCCGCCAAATGCCACGGCTACGTTTTATCCAGCAGCAAATATTCGCGATGGCAAAGTAATCCAATTGGAGGCAGGGAGACATCGAATGGATTTGGAATTGAAATAA
- the pfkA gene encoding 6-phosphofructokinase: MIKEIKKIGVLTSGGDAPGMNACIRAVVRTALHKGLQVTGIYQGYQGLIDANFKEMDTRSVSNIIQRGGTILKTARCLEFKTTEGRKIAYDNLKAAEIDALVVIGGDGTFTGANFFSKEFEIPIVGIPGTIDNDLYGSDYTIGYDTANNTVIEAIDKIRDTAASHERLFFVEVMGRDSGCIALNAGIAGGAEAILLPEKETAIDDLINHLEDGAIKKKSSSIVIVAEGDQNGGAYYVAKKVKEKFDHYDTKVSILGHLQRGGSPTSFDRVLASRLGFAAVNEILAGNTRITVGLRGNEIKTTPIEEAISNKEIKLSPDLLEMAEIL, from the coding sequence GTGATAAAAGAAATAAAAAAAATAGGCGTATTAACATCTGGCGGTGACGCCCCCGGCATGAATGCTTGCATTCGTGCAGTTGTCCGTACAGCGCTTCACAAAGGCCTTCAGGTCACTGGGATTTACCAGGGGTATCAGGGTTTGATTGACGCAAATTTCAAAGAAATGGATACCCGCTCTGTGAGCAATATCATACAGCGTGGTGGTACAATACTAAAAACAGCACGTTGTCTGGAGTTTAAAACAACTGAAGGACGAAAAATCGCATACGACAATTTAAAAGCAGCAGAAATAGATGCGTTGGTGGTGATTGGTGGTGATGGGACTTTTACTGGTGCAAATTTTTTCTCCAAAGAATTCGAGATTCCTATTGTGGGGATCCCCGGAACGATTGACAATGACCTTTATGGATCAGACTATACCATTGGTTATGATACGGCAAACAATACCGTTATTGAAGCCATTGACAAAATCAGAGATACAGCGGCATCGCATGAGCGCCTCTTCTTTGTTGAGGTAATGGGTAGAGATTCCGGATGTATCGCATTAAACGCAGGAATTGCAGGTGGTGCTGAAGCCATCTTGCTTCCAGAAAAAGAGACGGCTATTGATGATTTAATCAACCACCTGGAAGATGGAGCCATCAAAAAGAAATCTTCATCCATTGTTATTGTTGCAGAGGGCGATCAAAACGGTGGTGCTTATTATGTAGCAAAAAAAGTAAAGGAAAAATTTGATCATTACGACACGAAAGTTAGTATATTAGGGCATTTACAACGTGGTGGATCTCCAACGAGTTTTGACCGCGTACTGGCTAGTCGATTGGGTTTTGCTGCCGTTAATGAAATTTTAGCAGGCAATACGCGGATCACCGTTGGTCTCCGTGGTAATGAAATCAAAACTACTCCGATCGAGGAAGCTATCAGCAATAAGGAAATTAAACTTAGCCCTGATCTATTGGAAATGGCTGAGATTTTATAA
- a CDS encoding phosphatidate cytidylyltransferase, with protein sequence MKSELSNMLLLAMIFLLLFALSEILYHCFKIRVEFTRKLVHMGTGIISLLFPILLISHWSVLLLCGLFTVILVLSLKFNLLRSIHAIDRKSAGSLAYPAAVYLCFLTQAYLDDRYIFYYLPLATLAICDPMAALSGKKWPLGSYMILGAKKTMLGSIVFFISAVIVAFLIWKYTHDSNLGFQELTIIAAIALMATLAEAMSKDGYDNLTIPISTIVSLYILLP encoded by the coding sequence ATGAAAAGCGAATTATCAAATATGCTCCTATTGGCAATGATCTTTTTGCTGCTATTTGCCCTTTCTGAAATATTATACCATTGCTTTAAGATTAGAGTTGAATTCACGAGAAAACTCGTGCATATGGGCACGGGCATTATTTCACTGTTATTCCCTATTTTACTTATAAGTCATTGGTCCGTATTGTTGCTTTGTGGATTATTTACCGTGATTTTGGTCTTATCCCTAAAATTTAATTTATTGCGATCTATACATGCGATTGACCGGAAATCCGCAGGTAGCCTTGCCTATCCTGCCGCAGTGTATCTTTGCTTTCTGACTCAGGCCTATCTGGATGATCGATATATTTTCTATTATCTACCTTTAGCTACCTTAGCTATCTGCGATCCCATGGCCGCATTATCTGGCAAAAAATGGCCATTGGGTTCCTATATGATCCTTGGCGCAAAAAAGACTATGTTAGGATCTATTGTTTTCTTTATCAGTGCAGTTATTGTGGCTTTTTTGATCTGGAAATACACGCATGATTCGAATCTCGGCTTTCAGGAACTTACCATCATAGCTGCGATTGCACTCATGGCTACACTCGCTGAAGCAATGAGCAAAGATGGCTATGATAATCTAACCATCCCCATAAGTACAATCGTAAGCTTGTATATTCTTCTTCCTTAA
- a CDS encoding thiamine phosphate synthase produces MIIALTAEEEFASEFQTIHALFEQGLDLLHLRKYHFTDEQMQRYVASIDATYHDRLVLHSHPQLSNALHINRIHFNEHHRRSGFFDPQLTNSICSTSVHHINQFNTLDKCWNYAFLSPLFPSISKAGYGHNDAVLDQLQSRTNFDVHLIGLGGIKAENCLLSIKAGADGIALLGALWQAPDPIQHFITCKQQLCSKDYSISRRD; encoded by the coding sequence ATGATCATTGCTTTGACAGCTGAGGAGGAATTCGCTTCAGAATTTCAGACAATACATGCACTGTTTGAACAGGGACTTGATCTTTTGCACTTGCGAAAATATCATTTTACAGATGAACAAATGCAGCGATATGTAGCATCAATAGATGCAACATATCACGATAGACTGGTCCTTCATTCCCATCCGCAGCTGTCAAATGCACTTCATATTAACAGAATTCATTTTAATGAACATCATCGGCGAAGCGGCTTTTTTGATCCGCAGCTGACCAACTCTATCTGCTCGACTTCGGTCCATCATATCAATCAGTTCAATACGCTAGACAAATGCTGGAATTATGCCTTTTTAAGCCCTTTATTTCCGAGCATTTCCAAAGCAGGTTATGGGCATAACGATGCTGTCCTGGATCAATTACAGTCACGCACCAATTTTGATGTTCATTTAATCGGTCTGGGTGGGATAAAAGCTGAAAACTGTCTGCTTTCAATAAAGGCTGGAGCAGATGGAATAGCTTTACTTGGCGCTTTATGGCAAGCCCCCGACCCTATTCAACATTTTATTACATGTAAACAACAACTATGCTCGAAAGACTACAGTATATCTCGCAGGGACTGA
- the thiS gene encoding sulfur carrier protein ThiS, giving the protein MELTINHQIRFFDPAPSSLAELLQTELSGKTQGIAVALNNCVVPKDNWTATVLQPNDHILLITATQGG; this is encoded by the coding sequence ATGGAACTTACAATCAATCATCAAATCCGATTTTTCGACCCTGCTCCGAGCTCTCTAGCCGAACTTTTACAGACGGAACTATCCGGTAAAACCCAAGGTATTGCCGTGGCCCTCAACAACTGCGTTGTTCCCAAAGACAACTGGACCGCAACAGTTTTACAACCCAATGATCATATCCTACTCATAACTGCTACACAAGGCGGATAA
- a CDS encoding CDP-alcohol phosphatidyltransferase family protein has translation METKKENRWNVPNALSIYRILAIPFISYAILTENRNLFIVLLSVNLITDILDGLIARLFKLQTEFGAKLDSVADIGTYLMAFMGMITLEKAFVAAYKIEFILLIVLWIAPQVYALIRFQRFPSFHLWSYKITGYLQGIFIFSYFVFGFHTIYFHLMLIVSCLAYLEELFLVITLPKLQSNLKSIFLIQQQKGG, from the coding sequence ATGGAAACGAAAAAAGAAAATAGATGGAATGTGCCAAATGCACTTTCTATCTACCGTATACTTGCAATACCTTTTATTAGCTATGCCATATTAACTGAAAACAGGAATCTCTTTATAGTATTATTGTCTGTAAACCTTATAACGGATATCCTCGACGGATTAATCGCTAGACTATTTAAACTTCAAACAGAATTTGGCGCTAAACTGGATTCGGTCGCGGACATAGGGACATACCTGATGGCCTTTATGGGAATGATAACACTGGAAAAAGCTTTCGTAGCAGCATATAAAATCGAATTTATCCTCCTTATTGTCTTATGGATTGCTCCCCAAGTATATGCCCTTATCCGATTTCAACGGTTCCCCAGCTTTCATTTATGGTCTTATAAGATAACTGGTTACTTACAGGGCATATTTATCTTTAGCTACTTCGTATTCGGATTTCATACAATCTACTTTCACTTGATGTTAATCGTGAGTTGCCTGGCTTATCTGGAAGAATTATTTCTAGTGATTACCTTACCAAAGCTGCAATCCAATTTGAAGAGCATATTCCTTATCCAACAACAAAAAGGAGGTTGA
- the gap gene encoding type I glyceraldehyde-3-phosphate dehydrogenase: MKIGINGFGRIGRLAFRAAINRPEIEIVGINDLVEPDYMAYMLKYDSTHGKFDGTVEVKDGNLIVNGKTIRVTAEKDPANLKWNEVGAEVIIESTGFFLTQELAQKHIDAGAKKVVMSAPAKDDTPTFVMGVNHKELKADQHIVSNASCTTNCLAPIAKVLNDKFGIVEGLMTTVHAVTATQKTVDGPSVKDWRGGRGAYQNIIPSSTGAAKAVGLVLPELKGKLTGMSLRVPTADVSVVDLTVRLNKGASYEEIKTAMKEASEGELKGILGYTEDEVVSSDFLGDARTSIFDAKAGISLNDNFVKVVSWYDNEWGYSNKIVDLVLEVGKLS; this comes from the coding sequence ATGAAAATTGGAATTAACGGATTTGGCCGTATTGGTCGTTTAGCATTCAGAGCTGCTATCAATCGTCCAGAAATTGAAATTGTTGGTATCAATGACTTAGTTGAGCCGGATTATATGGCTTATATGTTGAAATACGATTCAACGCATGGTAAATTTGACGGTACTGTTGAAGTTAAAGACGGCAACTTGATCGTGAATGGCAAAACAATCCGTGTAACTGCTGAAAAAGATCCAGCAAACTTGAAATGGAATGAAGTAGGTGCTGAGGTAATCATCGAATCTACAGGTTTCTTCTTGACTCAAGAGTTGGCTCAAAAACACATTGATGCAGGTGCGAAAAAAGTTGTTATGTCAGCGCCAGCAAAAGATGACACACCTACATTCGTAATGGGTGTAAACCACAAAGAATTAAAAGCAGATCAACATATCGTTTCAAATGCATCTTGTACAACAAACTGTTTAGCTCCTATCGCTAAAGTATTGAATGATAAATTCGGTATCGTTGAAGGTTTGATGACTACAGTACACGCTGTAACAGCTACTCAAAAAACTGTGGACGGTCCTTCAGTGAAAGACTGGAGAGGTGGCCGTGGTGCTTACCAAAATATCATCCCTTCTTCTACAGGTGCAGCTAAAGCTGTAGGTTTGGTTCTTCCTGAATTGAAAGGTAAATTGACAGGAATGTCTTTACGTGTTCCTACTGCTGACGTTTCAGTTGTTGACTTAACAGTGCGTTTAAATAAAGGTGCTTCTTACGAAGAGATCAAAACTGCCATGAAAGAAGCTTCTGAAGGCGAATTGAAAGGTATCTTGGGTTACACAGAGGATGAGGTTGTTTCTTCAGACTTCTTGGGTGATGCTCGTACATCAATCTTTGATGCAAAAGCAGGAATTTCTTTGAATGATAACTTTGTTAAAGTTGTATCTTGGTATGACAACGAGTGGGGTTATTCTAACAAAATCGTTGATTTAGTATTAGAAGTTGGTAAATTATCTTAA
- a CDS encoding phosphatidate cytidylyltransferase → MYLFIANILLLFFGIGALVTLYLNKDSQADRAKERWLKLGVYFLVLVLVFSSIYFEQIKLLAICIGIVGLYEIFKAQSFSRQTVPFCYFVLFIYLSILFAFVKFSNQIPTEHICFVYFIVVTFDGFSQLSGQLLGKRKLIPKISPNKTFEGLIGGMILTLSTSLFLFHYIHPSIGSTVGTAVFICISALVGDLLASWYKRRCQIKDYSRLIPGHGGILDRFDSFMFSGAMYWLVYL, encoded by the coding sequence ATGTATTTGTTTATTGCGAACATATTGCTATTATTTTTTGGAATAGGTGCTTTAGTGACACTGTATCTCAATAAGGACAGTCAAGCTGATCGAGCCAAAGAGCGTTGGCTAAAACTGGGAGTGTATTTTCTGGTGCTGGTCCTGGTATTTTCGTCCATTTATTTTGAACAAATAAAACTCCTGGCTATTTGCATAGGAATCGTCGGCCTTTATGAAATTTTTAAAGCCCAATCATTTTCCAGACAAACAGTTCCTTTCTGCTATTTTGTGTTATTCATTTACCTCAGTATCCTATTTGCATTCGTTAAGTTCAGCAATCAGATACCAACAGAGCATATATGTTTTGTCTACTTTATAGTTGTCACCTTTGATGGGTTTAGCCAACTTAGTGGTCAATTATTGGGAAAACGAAAACTGATCCCCAAGATTAGTCCCAATAAAACTTTTGAGGGTTTGATTGGTGGTATGATATTGACACTATCGACCAGTCTTTTCCTTTTTCATTATATCCATCCTTCAATCGGATCAACAGTAGGGACAGCAGTATTCATCTGTATTTCCGCACTTGTTGGAGATCTCTTGGCTTCCTGGTACAAGCGCAGATGTCAAATTAAGGACTACAGCCGATTAATCCCGGGACATGGTGGAATATTGGATCGCTTCGACAGCTTTATGTTCTCCGGAGCAATGTATTGGTTAGTTTATTTATAG
- a CDS encoding hydroxymethylglutaryl-CoA reductase, translating to MKTLLKIPARAVDQTENLCALPLSSEISTEGTKTLRSYLSEETNKQFPTLTYTNIDLSLLNGNIENFIGMSQVPTGIIGPLKVHGTAANGAYYVPLATSEGALVASYHRGARACLLAGGVTSICLKEGVQRSPVFKFENLNDLSLFVSWFLAEKDILQDIVKKTSRFAKLTDTRIQIEGNHLTISFEYFTADAAGQNMVTICTDAICRFMVDLCPVKPTHWFIEGNSSGDKKATAYSFNNVRGKKVTAEIELSASIVSEVLKTSSELMDRYWRSSTMGIIQSAAIGAHGHYANGLAALFLATGQDVACVAEAATGITRMELNKDGSLYASVTLPNLIIGTVGGGTNLPTQKECLEIMDCYGEGNSIKYAEIAAALVLAGELSIAAALSAGQFTQAHQKFGRKKSV from the coding sequence ATGAAAACATTATTAAAAATACCTGCGCGAGCAGTTGATCAAACGGAAAACTTATGCGCTTTACCCCTTTCGTCGGAAATTAGCACCGAAGGAACGAAAACACTACGAAGCTATCTAAGCGAAGAAACGAACAAGCAATTTCCTACATTGACCTATACCAACATCGACCTATCGCTATTAAATGGAAATATTGAGAACTTCATTGGTATGAGTCAAGTTCCGACAGGGATTATTGGTCCATTAAAAGTCCACGGAACCGCAGCCAACGGTGCATACTATGTGCCATTGGCCACCAGTGAGGGGGCATTGGTCGCATCTTATCATCGTGGAGCGAGGGCATGCTTGCTAGCAGGGGGAGTTACTTCGATCTGCCTAAAAGAAGGTGTCCAACGAAGTCCGGTATTCAAATTTGAAAACTTAAATGATTTAAGCCTTTTTGTGTCGTGGTTCCTTGCTGAGAAAGACATTCTTCAGGATATCGTTAAGAAAACAAGTCGCTTTGCAAAATTAACGGACACAAGAATCCAAATCGAAGGCAATCATCTGACCATATCATTTGAATACTTCACCGCAGATGCGGCGGGACAAAATATGGTCACCATCTGTACAGATGCCATCTGTCGGTTTATGGTCGACCTATGTCCGGTCAAGCCTACACACTGGTTTATTGAAGGGAACAGTTCCGGCGACAAAAAGGCAACAGCATATTCCTTCAACAACGTTAGAGGTAAGAAAGTAACGGCAGAAATAGAACTATCAGCCAGCATTGTATCGGAAGTACTCAAAACATCATCCGAACTGATGGATAGATACTGGCGCAGCTCCACCATGGGGATCATCCAAAGCGCTGCCATAGGTGCACATGGTCATTATGCCAATGGGCTGGCCGCACTATTTTTAGCTACTGGCCAGGATGTTGCCTGTGTAGCCGAAGCTGCAACAGGTATCACAAGAATGGAATTAAATAAAGATGGTTCACTATACGCCAGCGTCACCTTGCCAAACCTGATCATAGGGACTGTCGGTGGTGGCACAAACCTCCCTACCCAAAAGGAATGTTTGGAGATCATGGACTGTTACGGAGAAGGAAATTCAATAAAATATGCAGAGATAGCCGCAGCTCTTGTACTTGCTGGGGAATTATCTATTGCTGCTGCCCTGTCAGCAGGCCAGTTTACGCAGGCACATCAAAAATTCGGCAGAAAAAAATCGGTATAA
- the thiC gene encoding phosphomethylpyrimidine synthase ThiC, translating into MTSEKITQTPFPNSTKVFVPGTLFPIQVAMRQISLSPTKLSNGQIEVNPPISIYDTSGPYTDGTQDIDIRKGLPRLRDQWILDREDVIQLEGISSQYGQKRLADTTLDELRFAYSHKPKVAAPGKNVTQLHYARKGIITPEMEYVAIRENQRIEQLADSTPGMDHQHPGENFGARTVGKYITPEFVREEIAAGRAIIPNNINHPESEPMIIGRNFLVKINANIGNSAVSSSIEEEVEKAVWACRWGADTIMDLSTGKNIHETREWIIRNSPVPIGTVPIYQALEKVKGVAEDLTWEIFRDTLIEQAEQGVSYFTIHAGVLLRYIHLTAQRVTGIVSRGGSIMAKWCLFHHQENFLYTHFEEICQIMKQYDVAFSLGDGLRPGAIADANDAAQFAELETLGELTKIAWQHDVQVMIEGPGHVPMQLIKENMEKQLECCDEAPFYTLGPLTTDIAPGYDHITSAIGAAMIGWYGCAMLCYVTPKEHLGLPNKKDVKDGVITYKLAAHAADLAKGHPGAQYRDNALSKARFEFRWEDQFNLSLDPDTAREYHDETLPADAAKVAHFCSMCGPKFCSMKITQEIRDSAAQGMLEKSQEFIAQGKEIYL; encoded by the coding sequence ATGACATCAGAAAAAATCACACAAACCCCCTTTCCAAATTCAACCAAAGTCTTTGTTCCCGGTACACTCTTCCCTATCCAGGTGGCCATGCGTCAGATTTCATTGAGTCCGACCAAATTGAGCAATGGACAGATCGAAGTCAACCCGCCCATCAGCATTTATGACACTTCTGGCCCCTATACAGATGGAACACAAGATATTGACATCCGTAAAGGACTTCCCCGTCTTCGTGATCAGTGGATCCTTGACCGCGAGGATGTCATACAACTTGAAGGCATCAGTTCGCAATATGGTCAAAAACGTCTGGCAGATACCACATTGGACGAACTTCGGTTTGCTTACAGCCATAAACCTAAAGTTGCTGCGCCAGGTAAAAATGTGACGCAATTACATTATGCAAGAAAGGGTATCATTACACCAGAGATGGAGTATGTTGCCATTCGTGAAAATCAACGGATAGAGCAGCTTGCTGATAGCACACCAGGCATGGATCATCAGCATCCGGGCGAAAATTTCGGTGCCAGAACTGTCGGAAAATATATTACGCCAGAGTTTGTGCGTGAGGAGATCGCTGCTGGTAGAGCAATTATCCCCAATAATATTAATCATCCGGAAAGTGAACCGATGATTATCGGTCGCAATTTTTTGGTAAAGATCAATGCCAATATCGGTAATAGTGCCGTGAGTTCAAGTATCGAAGAAGAGGTTGAAAAGGCTGTTTGGGCCTGCCGCTGGGGTGCTGACACGATCATGGACCTATCTACAGGCAAAAATATCCACGAAACCCGCGAATGGATTATCCGCAACTCACCTGTTCCAATAGGTACAGTTCCGATCTATCAAGCGCTGGAAAAGGTCAAAGGTGTTGCCGAAGATCTCACCTGGGAAATATTTCGGGATACACTGATCGAGCAGGCCGAACAGGGTGTGTCATACTTCACAATACATGCAGGGGTTCTCTTGCGTTATATCCATTTAACAGCACAGCGGGTGACGGGGATCGTGTCAAGAGGTGGATCCATTATGGCTAAATGGTGTCTTTTCCATCATCAGGAAAACTTCCTCTATACCCATTTTGAAGAAATCTGTCAGATCATGAAACAGTATGATGTTGCTTTTTCTCTGGGTGATGGTCTACGTCCCGGTGCAATTGCAGATGCCAATGACGCGGCACAATTTGCTGAGCTGGAAACTTTAGGTGAGTTAACAAAGATTGCCTGGCAGCATGATGTACAGGTGATGATCGAGGGACCTGGCCACGTTCCGATGCAGCTTATCAAAGAAAACATGGAAAAACAACTGGAATGTTGCGATGAAGCGCCATTTTATACCCTTGGTCCTCTGACAACCGATATCGCGCCAGGTTATGATCACATTACTTCCGCTATTGGTGCCGCAATGATCGGTTGGTATGGCTGTGCTATGCTCTGTTATGTGACACCAAAAGAACACCTCGGACTGCCCAATAAAAAAGATGTGAAAGATGGTGTCATCACCTACAAATTAGCCGCGCATGCTGCAGACCTAGCCAAGGGACATCCTGGGGCACAGTACCGCGACAACGCCTTGAGTAAGGCGAGATTTGAATTCCGATGGGAGGATCAGTTCAACTTATCATTGGATCCCGACACTGCGCGGGAATATCATGACGAAACTTTACCTGCAGACGCCGCCAAAGTAGCGCATTTCTGTTCGATGTGTGGCCCAAAATTCTGCTCCATGAAAATTACGCAGGAAATCAGGGATAGCGCAGCACAGGGTATGCTTGAAAAATCGCAGGAATTCATCGCCCAAGGAAAGGAAATCTATTTATGA